The Erythrobacter sp. SDW2 region TGGCTGAAGAGCCAACGGCAGTGCCCGTCAAGGCTCCGGAAATGCACGCCGCGATCCCGGCGATTGTCAGCACGGTCATCACGTCCCTTCGTCTATTCGCGGGTTCAAGGCTGCGCATGCGATACTCTCCGACTTTTGCGCCAGACGTCCCGTTATCAACCGATCGGGCGGGGTGTATGTTCCCGGCACATCTGGGGCAGAGACGGCGGGCGCAGGAGGAGAAGCGGCAGCCATTATTCGCGCGACTTCCGTCAGCCTCCGGACGCCGGATGCAGGCGGCGAGGGTCGGCCAGCCCGGCAGGCCTAGTCGAAACTGAAGCCCTCGGCTTCCGCCTCGGCGATCACTTCCGCCCCGGTCTTGGCCGGCGCACGGTCGGCAAAGCTGTAGTAGCCGGGTTTCTCGTCGATGAAGATCTGTTCGCGCATGGCGTACTCCTCGGGCAGATCGAACAGTCCGGCGAGGAAGCAGATGTGGTTGCCCGGCTTGAAGTGGTACCACAGCCCGCTGCCGCAACGGTTGCAGAAGGCC contains the following coding sequences:
- a CDS encoding GFA family protein — its product is MSDHLQGQCLCGAVRLAFQQERPGIDACHCKMCQQWAGAPLLTLRGIKPEAMTLTGEEHITRYVSSGWAERAFCNRCGSGLWYHFKPGNHICFLAGLFDLPEEYAMREQIFIDEKPGYYSFADRAPAKTGAEVIAEAEAEGFSFD